The proteins below are encoded in one region of Methanobacterium sp.:
- a CDS encoding translation initiation factor IF-5A, giving the protein MSKKVVEVKTLKVGKYVILDGEASKISSIQTSSPGKHGAAKARVEAIGIFDGQKRSLVKPVDAKCDVPIIDKRVGQVLALMGKDVQLMDLESYETFELPIPEDLKDQIVEGAEVDYIEAMGKQKIMRVK; this is encoded by the coding sequence ATGTCAAAGAAGGTTGTAGAGGTAAAAACCTTAAAAGTTGGTAAATATGTCATATTAGATGGTGAAGCATCAAAAATTTCAAGTATCCAGACATCATCCCCAGGAAAACACGGCGCTGCTAAAGCTAGAGTTGAAGCTATTGGAATATTCGATGGTCAAAAACGTAGCCTTGTTAAACCTGTTGATGCAAAATGTGATGTTCCAATAATTGATAAGAGAGTAGGACAGGTTCTTGCTTTAATGGGAAAAGACGTTCAACTTATGGATCTTGAATCTTATGAAACATTTGAATTACCCATCCCTGAAGATCTGAAAGATCAGATTGTTGAGGGCGCAGAAGTTGACTACATCGAAGCGATGGGTAAACAAAAAATCATGAGAGTCAAATAA
- a CDS encoding NAD(P)/FAD-dependent oxidoreductase, with amino-acid sequence MDKVKILGAGPAGLSAAINLAKAGYNVDIFEKNADVGSRFHRDFQGLENWSDRKDTLELFKSMNIDANFNYNSFLELKISNGSKIWDFKCNRPAFYLVKRGSKEGTLDEALKNQAMDLGVNISFRETIPENEADIVATGPIKSEICAVAKGITFETSHENLAVGLVNYTSARNGYSYLLIADGQGCMVTVLFGDFRNANSYFEKTKRIFNNKFDLNLKEVGKMGGIGCFSNNNVFKRGKSLYVGEAAGLQDFLWGFGIKYAVTSGYLAARDIINGEDYKKTAEENFREKLKVSLVNRYLWERLDFMDYSFIVNRIHGAKDPLKFLNYFHNSNFIYRLIYPVALGYMRRKYKMLRL; translated from the coding sequence ATGGATAAAGTTAAAATTTTAGGTGCAGGTCCAGCAGGTCTATCTGCAGCCATAAATCTTGCCAAAGCAGGTTATAATGTAGATATTTTTGAAAAGAATGCTGATGTAGGTTCAAGATTTCACAGAGACTTTCAAGGACTTGAAAATTGGTCTGATAGGAAAGATACGCTTGAATTATTTAAAAGTATGAATATTGATGCTAATTTTAATTATAATTCTTTTTTAGAGCTTAAAATTTCCAATGGATCCAAAATATGGGATTTTAAATGTAACCGACCTGCATTTTATCTTGTAAAGAGAGGATCAAAAGAGGGAACTTTAGATGAAGCATTAAAAAATCAGGCTATGGATTTAGGGGTAAATATTAGCTTTAGGGAAACAATTCCTGAAAATGAAGCAGATATCGTTGCAACGGGGCCAATAAAAAGTGAAATTTGCGCTGTGGCAAAGGGGATTACTTTTGAAACTTCTCATGAAAACCTTGCAGTGGGGCTTGTTAATTATACTTCTGCAAGGAATGGTTATTCGTATCTTTTAATTGCTGATGGGCAGGGTTGCATGGTCACTGTTCTATTCGGCGATTTCAGGAATGCAAATTCATATTTTGAAAAAACAAAGAGGATTTTTAATAATAAATTTGATTTGAACCTAAAAGAAGTGGGAAAAATGGGAGGTATAGGCTGTTTTTCCAATAATAATGTCTTTAAGAGGGGAAAAAGTTTATATGTTGGTGAAGCTGCTGGATTACAGGATTTTCTCTGGGGATTTGGAATAAAATATGCTGTAACTTCCGGATATCTTGCTGCAAGAGATATAATTAATGGAGAAGATTATAAAAAAACTGCAGAGGAGAATTTCAGGGAAAAATTAAAGGTAAGTCTTGTTAACCGTTATTTATGGGAGAGATTGGACTTTATGGATTATTCATTCATAGTAAACAGGATTCATGGGGCAAAGGATCCTTTAAAATTTCTCAATTATTTCCATAATTCTAATTTTATTTACAGATTGATTTATCCAGTTGCTTTGGGTTATATGCGGAGAAAATATAAGATGCTGAGATTATAA
- a CDS encoding GMP synthase subunit A, which yields MKILVVNNYGQYNHRIHRTLHYLKIPSEIIPNSTSIEKINEKEPMGLVLGGGPSIERAGNCFKYVTELDYPILGICLGHQIIAEAYGGETGAAGIESYAKIDLNIIDENDIFKGLGNRMKVWASHKDEVRKLPENFKILANSEICDIEAMKHENKPIYGIQFHPEVYHTENGPKVFENFYGVCKTYSKI from the coding sequence ATGAAAATACTTGTTGTAAACAATTATGGGCAGTACAATCACCGAATTCACAGAACCCTACACTATTTAAAAATTCCTTCAGAGATAATACCTAATTCAACATCTATTGAAAAAATAAATGAAAAAGAACCTATGGGCTTGGTTCTTGGGGGCGGTCCTTCTATTGAAAGGGCTGGAAACTGCTTTAAATATGTAACTGAATTAGATTATCCTATTCTGGGCATCTGCCTTGGCCATCAAATAATTGCAGAGGCTTATGGTGGCGAAACTGGTGCAGCGGGGATTGAAAGCTATGCAAAAATAGATTTAAACATAATAGATGAGAACGATATTTTCAAAGGGCTTGGAAACAGGATGAAAGTTTGGGCTTCACATAAAGATGAAGTCAGAAAACTCCCAGAAAACTTTAAAATACTGGCAAACTCTGAAATTTGTGATATTGAAGCCATGAAACATGAAAATAAGCCAATTTACGGTATACAATTCCATCCAGAGGTCTACCATACAGAAAATGGCCCTAAAGTATTTGAAAACTTCTATGGAGTGTGTAAAACGTATTCAAAAATTTGA
- a CDS encoding TIGR00300 family protein: protein MNTREIKLSGHIIDSLILPKTLDLIMDMGGDFEILNFHVGKHKKDISHAHIKVIGKDTAHLGEILDELSEIGAVIVEIKEVELQESQKDKTLPEDFYSTTNHPTYVRYDGEWIDVEDIEMDCMIIMDLDSKRALCRPIGKIKKGDLVVVGREGIKVIPPERPRGKKGVFEFMSSEASSEKPVRSIIEKIASEIREIKEKGGKIAIVAGPAIIHTGSAPILARMIREGIIDILFAGNALATHDIENALYGTSLGVCTKHGEAVVRGHRHHIYAINEINKAGSIKEAVEKGILTSGIMYECVKNDVPFVLAGSIRDDGPLPDVITDVIEAQDEMRKYAQNVDMVIMIATMLHSIATGNILPSYVKSICVDINPATVTKLADRGSAQVVSIVTDVGAFLPILYENLEGLECIND, encoded by the coding sequence ATGAATACAAGAGAAATTAAACTTTCAGGACATATAATTGACTCTTTAATTCTTCCAAAAACCCTTGATCTTATAATGGACATGGGTGGAGATTTTGAAATTCTGAATTTCCATGTAGGAAAACATAAAAAGGACATTAGCCATGCCCATATCAAAGTTATAGGAAAAGACACCGCTCATTTAGGCGAAATACTTGATGAACTGAGTGAAATCGGTGCTGTTATTGTTGAAATTAAGGAAGTAGAACTCCAGGAATCCCAGAAAGATAAAACACTTCCTGAAGACTTTTATTCAACCACGAACCATCCTACATATGTTAGATATGATGGAGAATGGATAGATGTTGAAGATATAGAAATGGACTGCATGATAATAATGGATTTAGACAGTAAAAGAGCACTGTGCAGACCAATAGGGAAAATAAAGAAGGGAGATCTGGTTGTTGTTGGGAGAGAGGGAATTAAAGTTATACCTCCAGAAAGACCAAGGGGCAAAAAAGGTGTTTTTGAGTTCATGTCCAGTGAGGCCTCATCAGAAAAACCAGTAAGATCCATAATAGAAAAAATAGCATCAGAAATCAGAGAAATTAAAGAAAAAGGTGGTAAAATTGCCATAGTGGCTGGACCTGCAATTATTCACACAGGATCAGCACCAATCCTGGCCAGAATGATAAGGGAAGGAATAATTGACATTTTATTTGCTGGAAATGCCCTTGCAACCCACGATATTGAAAATGCCCTCTATGGAACATCTCTTGGCGTATGCACAAAACACGGAGAAGCCGTTGTTAGGGGACACAGACATCATATTTATGCGATTAACGAAATTAACAAGGCTGGATCTATAAAAGAAGCGGTTGAAAAAGGAATACTAACAAGCGGAATAATGTATGAATGCGTAAAAAATGACGTACCATTTGTGCTTGCAGGTTCAATAAGGGACGATGGACCTCTTCCAGATGTTATAACCGATGTAATAGAAGCACAAGATGAAATGAGAAAATATGCACAGAACGTTGACATGGTAATTATGATTGCAACCATGCTTCACTCAATAGCAACAGGTAATATACTCCCATCATATGTAAAGAGCATATGTGTTGATATAAACCCTGCAACAGTCACTAAACTTGCTGATAGGGGAAGCGCACAGGTTGTAAGTATAGTAACTGATGTTGGGGCGTTTTTACCAATTCTGTACGAAAATCTTGAAGGATTGGAATGCATCAATGATTGA
- a CDS encoding bifunctional fructose-bisphosphatase/inositol-phosphate phosphatase encodes MKKEDMEFWRDISYKIIQEVEKSISPLVGSKKAGKVVKMGADGTPTKLIDEVAEEKVIEVLENTRKAVKLISEEIGELKIGNGSSEAIFIVDPLDGTANAIKNIPAYGISIAIATPSDSIIDDIKMGFVKNIATGDLYEAFKGHGSYINGKSSIPSKQKEITLSSIGTYIRGVKMEKMDKICNTVKRIRLLGSIAIELSYVADGTYDAFLDIRGNIRIIDMAAAKLIIEEAGGIITDEKGEILNNPLNVKERTSVIAACNLNIHKNIVNMMGV; translated from the coding sequence ATGAAAAAAGAAGATATGGAATTTTGGAGAGATATTTCATACAAAATAATTCAAGAAGTTGAAAAATCCATTTCTCCACTTGTTGGCAGTAAAAAGGCAGGTAAAGTAGTTAAAATGGGTGCTGATGGTACTCCTACTAAACTGATTGATGAAGTAGCAGAAGAAAAAGTTATTGAAGTATTAGAAAACACCAGAAAAGCTGTAAAACTTATAAGCGAAGAAATAGGTGAACTTAAAATAGGTAATGGCTCATCTGAAGCTATTTTTATAGTTGATCCATTGGATGGCACTGCAAATGCGATAAAAAATATTCCTGCTTATGGAATATCGATTGCAATAGCCACCCCTTCTGATTCTATTATAGATGATATTAAAATGGGTTTTGTAAAAAATATTGCAACAGGAGACCTTTATGAGGCTTTTAAAGGACATGGATCCTATATTAACGGGAAAAGTTCAATTCCTTCAAAACAAAAAGAAATCACCCTTTCATCAATAGGGACCTATATACGCGGAGTAAAAATGGAGAAAATGGATAAAATCTGCAATACCGTAAAAAGAATCAGGTTACTGGGATCTATTGCTATAGAATTAAGTTATGTTGCAGATGGAACCTATGATGCTTTTCTTGATATTAGAGGAAACATAAGAATAATAGACATGGCCGCTGCAAAACTGATTATAGAAGAAGCAGGGGGAATTATTACTGATGAAAAAGGAGAAATTCTGAACAACCCATTAAATGTAAAGGAAAGGACTTCTGTAATCGCAGCATGTAATTTAAATATTCATAAAAACATAGTTAATATGATGGGGGTCTGA
- the speB gene encoding agmatinase produces MLFYTQNPLQFAFSKRGEDDDLVNLDKGSKNFGIIGVPFDSTSTYKTGARFGPKAVREASYNFERYNMALNKTLDVSLFDFGDIEVIQGNFDKTCKMIGTTVSELLDKNITPVAIGGEHTISCAVLKVIDAEDITVIHFDAHMDLRDEYMGEKYSHATAMRRIFDLNPEKIVQIGVRSCSKEELKFAEENDINYFMSHEVNEDIKKVENAIKSIEGPLYVSVDMDVLDPAYAPSVCTPSTCGLNPFQLESLIYCLNGKNVVGFDLVEISSTEIGDITSVNGAKTIHDFLCTQ; encoded by the coding sequence ATGCTTTTTTATACACAGAATCCCCTGCAGTTTGCGTTTTCAAAGAGGGGGGAAGATGATGATCTGGTGAATCTGGATAAAGGATCCAAAAATTTTGGTATAATTGGAGTGCCCTTTGATAGCACTTCTACTTATAAAACAGGTGCAAGGTTTGGTCCAAAGGCTGTTCGCGAAGCTTCTTATAATTTTGAAAGATATAATATGGCTTTAAATAAAACATTAGATGTTTCTCTTTTTGATTTTGGAGATATTGAAGTTATTCAGGGTAATTTCGATAAAACCTGTAAAATGATAGGTACAACAGTATCTGAACTTTTAGATAAAAACATTACACCAGTAGCTATCGGCGGCGAACATACAATAAGTTGCGCTGTTTTAAAAGTTATAGATGCTGAAGATATCACCGTTATTCATTTTGATGCCCATATGGATTTAAGAGATGAATATATGGGAGAAAAATATTCCCATGCAACTGCAATGCGCAGAATATTTGATTTAAACCCTGAAAAAATAGTCCAGATTGGTGTACGTTCATGTTCAAAAGAAGAATTAAAATTTGCAGAGGAAAATGATATAAATTATTTTATGTCCCATGAGGTTAATGAGGACATAAAGAAGGTTGAAAATGCAATTAAAAGCATTGAAGGGCCTTTATATGTAAGTGTAGATATGGATGTGTTGGATCCGGCTTATGCTCCAAGTGTTTGCACTCCATCTACATGTGGATTGAATCCTTTCCAGCTTGAAAGCCTGATTTATTGTCTAAATGGGAAAAATGTAGTTGGATTTGATTTAGTGGAAATTTCATCAACTGAAATTGGTGATATAACTTCAGTTAACGGTGCTAAAACTATCCATGACTTTTTATGCACACAATAA
- a CDS encoding NAD(+) kinase, translated as MRIGIVTRHDIHRGVELAEEIVEFLIKRNIDVFLDPLIVSELRRFHNLSCDIDEMDVDIIITIGGDGTILRTQSLITGKKIPIFGINMGTVGFLTEISPEETFHALKEVLDGNYFIEERTRLEVWHNRKLAPALNEVVLMTRKPAKMLHLEIKVDEEHVEELRADGLIIATPSGSTAYAMSAGGPIVDPRVDAFIIVPICPFKLGSRPTVVSGSSVIQVKLLREGKKAKAVIDGQYEEEINYMEEVIFSKSKENAYFVRLTKDFYKKVREKLIKGGIDAV; from the coding sequence ATGCGTATAGGTATTGTAACACGTCATGATATCCACAGAGGTGTAGAACTCGCCGAAGAAATTGTTGAATTTTTAATCAAGAGAAATATAGATGTTTTTTTAGATCCTCTGATTGTCAGCGAACTTCGTAGATTCCATAACTTAAGCTGCGATATTGATGAAATGGATGTTGATATCATAATTACTATTGGAGGCGATGGCACAATATTAAGAACTCAGAGCCTTATTACTGGTAAGAAAATACCTATATTCGGTATAAACATGGGTACAGTTGGTTTCCTCACAGAAATTAGTCCTGAAGAGACCTTTCATGCGCTTAAAGAAGTTTTAGATGGTAATTATTTTATAGAGGAACGTACACGACTTGAAGTATGGCATAATCGTAAATTAGCGCCTGCATTAAATGAAGTAGTTCTTATGACCAGAAAACCTGCAAAAATGCTTCATCTCGAAATAAAGGTTGATGAAGAACATGTAGAGGAATTACGTGCTGATGGGCTGATAATAGCAACCCCCAGCGGCTCAACAGCTTATGCAATGTCCGCAGGTGGCCCAATAGTTGATCCACGTGTAGATGCATTTATAATTGTCCCCATATGTCCATTTAAACTTGGGTCACGCCCTACAGTAGTTTCTGGAAGTAGTGTAATTCAGGTGAAACTTTTAAGGGAAGGTAAAAAGGCTAAAGCCGTGATAGATGGCCAGTATGAGGAAGAAATTAATTATATGGAGGAAGTGATATTTTCTAAATCAAAGGAAAATGCTTATTTTGTAAGATTAACCAAGGATTTCTATAAAAAAGTTAGAGAAAAACTCATTAAAGGTGGAATAGATGCTGTTTAG
- the ade gene encoding adenine deaminase: MIRGNLVDVFTGEIYPAEIIIKNNVIECVKPVEGKFNQYILPGFIDAHIHIESSMITPSRFAETVVPHGTTSVVSDPHEIANVVGTRGIEYMIKDAVSVPLNVFFTAPSCVPATPFETSGAVISAKEIDMLLDMDEIVALGEMMNFPGVLGDDPEVMAKIEAARKHKKPVDGHAPLLSGKDLCKYIRVGISTDHECTIPEEVKEKRKLGMKVMLRQGSSARNLENLIDAGGDFIISDDKHPEDLLKGHVNLMLKEAVELGLDEIEAIKMVTLNPATHYNLNRGLIAPGKAADIVVVDDLKNFNVKEVFIGGSRVASNGKPLFSIEPLKLQSTFKLNYKKPEDFEITSGKKEEIVRVIRTIEGQLLTEESEAILPVVNGNIEPDIENDILKIAVLERYGYNRMTNAFINGFGLQEGSIASSVAHDSHNIIVAGTNSEDMADAVNKLVQNKGGLVAVSKGKYYSLNLPIGGLMSTGTAEEVANKLKKLHDVLKEMGCKLDSPFMTMSFMALLVVPKLKISDMGLFDVEKFEFVDVMK; this comes from the coding sequence ATGATCAGAGGCAATTTAGTTGATGTATTTACTGGAGAGATCTATCCAGCAGAAATAATAATTAAGAACAATGTGATAGAATGCGTGAAGCCAGTTGAAGGTAAATTCAACCAGTATATTTTACCGGGATTTATAGATGCACATATACATATCGAAAGTTCAATGATTACTCCTTCAAGATTTGCTGAAACTGTTGTGCCTCACGGAACAACTTCTGTTGTATCTGATCCCCATGAAATTGCAAATGTTGTGGGAACCCGCGGAATAGAATACATGATTAAAGATGCCGTCAGTGTTCCATTGAATGTTTTTTTCACAGCCCCCTCTTGTGTTCCTGCAACACCTTTTGAAACTTCAGGAGCAGTAATCAGTGCAAAAGAAATAGATATGCTGCTTGATATGGATGAAATAGTTGCTTTGGGGGAAATGATGAATTTTCCAGGAGTTTTAGGTGATGATCCAGAAGTCATGGCTAAAATTGAAGCAGCCAGAAAACATAAAAAGCCAGTTGATGGCCATGCACCCCTTTTAAGCGGAAAAGACCTTTGTAAATATATAAGAGTTGGAATATCAACTGATCATGAATGCACAATTCCTGAGGAAGTAAAAGAGAAAAGAAAGCTTGGAATGAAGGTAATGCTCAGGCAGGGTTCATCTGCCAGGAACTTAGAGAACCTAATTGATGCTGGTGGAGATTTCATCATTTCAGATGATAAACATCCAGAAGATCTCCTGAAGGGACATGTTAATTTAATGCTAAAAGAAGCAGTTGAGTTAGGTTTAGATGAAATTGAAGCAATTAAAATGGTAACCCTTAATCCAGCAACTCATTATAATTTGAATAGAGGGTTAATTGCTCCGGGAAAAGCTGCAGACATAGTTGTTGTTGATGATCTTAAAAATTTCAATGTAAAAGAAGTTTTCATTGGTGGAAGTAGAGTGGCAAGCAATGGTAAACCTCTATTTTCAATTGAACCATTAAAACTTCAAAGCACATTTAAATTGAATTATAAAAAACCAGAAGATTTTGAAATCACATCGGGCAAAAAAGAAGAAATAGTAAGAGTAATAAGGACTATAGAAGGACAGCTACTTACAGAAGAATCTGAAGCAATATTACCAGTTGTAAATGGTAATATAGAGCCAGACATAGAAAACGATATTCTAAAAATAGCTGTTCTTGAAAGATATGGTTATAATAGAATGACTAATGCATTTATTAACGGCTTTGGGCTTCAAGAAGGATCAATAGCTTCAAGTGTTGCTCATGATTCCCATAACATAATTGTAGCTGGAACAAATAGTGAGGATATGGCAGACGCTGTTAATAAACTTGTTCAAAACAAAGGAGGGCTTGTTGCAGTATCAAAAGGCAAATATTATTCATTGAATCTACCAATAGGAGGGCTTATGAGTACAGGAACTGCTGAAGAAGTTGCAAACAAACTTAAAAAATTACATGATGTCTTAAAGGAAATGGGATGTAAACTCGATTCACCTTTCATGACCATGTCATTCATGGCTCTTCTGGTGGTTCCAAAGCTCAAAATCAGTGATATGGGATTATTTGACGTTGAAAAGTTTGAATTTGTTGATGTAATGAAATAA
- a CDS encoding MBL fold metallo-hydrolase, which yields MKIIPLAFESMGVRSMSTYVETDQKILIDPGTSIAPKRFGYPPWKNEFDALYQTRNRIMEYGEIADIITISHYHHDHYTPFELGKFLDSSPKAAEKLYQDKKLFIKHPTSQVNKSQQKRASDFLKNLENLNCEVSYADGNSFEIGDTMLKFSNPLSHGGEGSKLGYVVTLTIKWDGKSLMHASDVQGPISEEAKQAILDEKPDILILSGPPIYLQGFAIEKAQIENARKNLIEISNKIPEVVVDHHLLRDLRCFDFIKSVKEESGGKILVASEIINREPYLLEARRKEFYRSNNL from the coding sequence ATGAAAATAATACCTCTTGCTTTTGAAAGTATGGGCGTAAGATCCATGTCCACATACGTCGAAACTGATCAAAAAATCCTAATTGACCCTGGAACATCTATTGCCCCTAAAAGATTTGGCTATCCGCCATGGAAAAACGAATTTGATGCACTATATCAAACAAGAAATAGAATAATGGAATATGGAGAAATTGCAGATATTATTACCATCAGTCATTATCATCATGATCATTATACTCCATTTGAGCTTGGAAAGTTTCTTGATTCATCTCCTAAGGCTGCAGAAAAGCTATATCAAGATAAAAAACTGTTTATAAAACATCCCACTTCTCAAGTTAATAAAAGTCAGCAGAAACGAGCTAGTGACTTCTTAAAGAATTTAGAAAATTTAAACTGTGAAGTGTCTTATGCTGATGGTAATTCGTTTGAAATAGGAGATACGATGCTTAAATTTTCAAATCCGCTCTCACATGGTGGGGAAGGAAGCAAATTGGGCTATGTAGTAACTCTAACCATCAAATGGGATGGAAAGAGCTTGATGCACGCCTCTGATGTTCAGGGACCTATTTCAGAAGAAGCTAAACAGGCCATTCTTGATGAAAAGCCAGATATTTTGATATTAAGTGGCCCACCTATTTATCTTCAGGGGTTTGCCATTGAAAAAGCTCAAATAGAGAATGCAAGAAAAAATCTGATTGAAATATCAAATAAAATACCGGAAGTCGTTGTGGATCATCATCTTTTAAGGGATCTCAGATGTTTTGATTTTATAAAATCGGTGAAAGAGGAATCTGGCGGTAAAATATTGGTTGCATCAGAGATTATTAACAGAGAACCTTATTTATTAGAAGCAAGGCGAAAGGAATTTTATAGAAGTAATAACTTATAA
- a CDS encoding arginine decarboxylase, pyruvoyl-dependent, giving the protein MKIAITSGKAEGPSKLNAFDNALLDAGIGDVNLIKVSSIIPADSKFVELPQLKPGDMINCVLAHATSDKEGDIITAVIAVATSDDFGCVVEHSDVNKDPEEVRENAVFMVKEMMKIREMEIKEIIVEEINHTVQKEGSVVAAIVYLE; this is encoded by the coding sequence ATGAAAATAGCAATAACATCAGGAAAAGCAGAAGGTCCCAGTAAACTCAATGCATTCGACAATGCTTTATTAGATGCAGGAATAGGGGACGTAAATCTAATTAAAGTAAGTAGTATAATTCCAGCAGATTCAAAATTCGTAGAACTTCCACAGCTTAAACCCGGAGACATGATTAATTGTGTTTTAGCTCATGCAACATCTGACAAGGAGGGAGACATTATTACTGCTGTAATAGCTGTTGCAACATCCGATGATTTTGGATGTGTGGTAGAACATTCAGATGTAAATAAAGATCCAGAGGAAGTAAGAGAAAATGCCGTATTTATGGTAAAAGAAATGATGAAAATAAGGGAAATGGAAATAAAAGAGATAATAGTAGAAGAAATAAACCATACAGTACAAAAAGAAGGATCTGTGGTCGCTGCTATTGTTTACCTGGAGTAA
- a CDS encoding DUF447 family protein: MQDLTSLGMENGLLYETIITTNNDVGEPNAAPIGVICKNKMEIVLYLYEGTHTLQNIKLNSHFVVNITKNPLIFVDSTIGDLSSHYFEKYNDSYYIKSADSFFTATVKSIKEVEKKDKIGKSRLYIIKADVKDVIIKEKNFEPLNRAIFAIIESLVYISRIELVDETTAQFYSDRIKEMSRLVNRVGGTDHKESMNRILKYLENR, encoded by the coding sequence ATGCAAGATCTCACTTCTCTTGGAATGGAAAATGGATTACTGTACGAAACTATTATAACCACCAATAATGATGTAGGTGAGCCCAATGCTGCACCCATAGGGGTTATTTGTAAAAATAAAATGGAAATTGTATTATACTTGTATGAAGGGACCCATACACTTCAAAATATAAAATTAAACTCACATTTTGTGGTTAATATCACAAAAAATCCTCTCATTTTTGTTGATAGCACTATAGGAGATTTATCTTCACATTACTTTGAAAAATATAATGATAGTTATTATATTAAAAGCGCTGATTCCTTTTTTACTGCAACTGTAAAAAGCATTAAAGAAGTGGAAAAAAAAGATAAAATAGGTAAATCACGGTTATATATTATAAAAGCTGATGTAAAGGATGTAATTATTAAAGAAAAGAATTTCGAACCATTAAACAGGGCTATTTTTGCCATAATAGAATCTCTAGTATATATTTCAAGGATAGAACTGGTAGATGAAACCACTGCACAGTTTTATTCTGATAGGATTAAGGAAATGTCCAGACTTGTAAATCGTGTTGGAGGAACAGACCATAAAGAATCTATGAATCGAATTTTAAAGTATTTAGAAAATAGATAA
- a CDS encoding histidine kinase dimerization/phosphoacceptor domain -containing protein — protein MDGKIIKVLLIEDNLADIVLIKEMLKESLNTTFKLYDAHYLDEGLKYLEENEIDVLLLDLNLPDSQGLDTFQKANEKAPNVPIIILTAFDDEYTAVEAVKEDAQDYLTKGKVDSDLLTRSISYAIERKQIEIELKKYQEHLEELVKERTNELQKSNEKLKREIKARKKAEEEIRASLNEKKILLEEIHHRVENNLITVSNLIGMEYTLTDKEPIEIYQESQNRVKAIALIHETLSKSEDFAVIDFARYTDELVKYLFKSYAIDPDLIKVNIGINGILLDIDTAIPSGLILNELISNSLKHAFKNKVHGEINVTLSLNHDNFELTVSDDGIGLSEELNYIYAETPGLQLVNTLVRQLDGIIELEINNGTTFKITFRDFKP, from the coding sequence ATGGATGGTAAAATTATTAAGGTTCTTTTAATTGAAGACAATCTTGCAGATATAGTACTAATAAAAGAAATGTTAAAAGAATCATTGAATACTACTTTTAAATTATATGATGCCCATTATCTTGATGAAGGGCTTAAATATCTTGAAGAAAATGAAATAGACGTATTATTACTTGATTTAAACTTGCCGGATAGTCAGGGACTTGATACATTTCAGAAAGCAAATGAAAAAGCACCAAATGTCCCTATAATAATATTAACAGCATTTGATGATGAATATACTGCGGTTGAAGCAGTCAAGGAAGATGCACAGGATTATTTAACTAAAGGAAAGGTAGATAGTGATCTTCTCACACGTTCTATATCCTATGCAATTGAACGTAAGCAGATTGAGATTGAACTGAAAAAATATCAGGAACATCTAGAGGAACTGGTTAAAGAACGTACAAACGAGCTCCAAAAATCAAATGAGAAACTAAAAAGAGAAATAAAGGCACGTAAAAAGGCTGAAGAAGAAATTAGAGCATCACTTAATGAGAAAAAGATACTTCTTGAAGAAATCCACCACCGCGTCGAAAATAATTTAATTACTGTTTCAAATTTAATCGGGATGGAATATACGCTTACTGACAAAGAACCAATTGAAATATATCAGGAAAGCCAGAATCGCGTAAAAGCAATAGCACTGATCCATGAAACACTCTCAAAATCTGAAGATTTTGCAGTTATTGATTTTGCCAGATATACAGATGAACTGGTCAAATATCTCTTTAAATCTTATGCAATTGATCCAGATCTTATTAAAGTGAATATTGGAATAAATGGAATCTTACTTGATATTGACACAGCGATTCCATCGGGTTTAATCTTAAATGAGCTGATTTCAAACTCATTGAAACATGCATTTAAAAATAAAGTTCATGGAGAAATAAATGTCACACTCTCTTTAAATCATGATAATTTTGAATTAACAGTTAGTGACGATGGTATTGGTCTTTCAGAAGAATTAAATTACATATATGCCGAAACTCCTGGACTACAGCTGGTTAATACTTTGGTAAGGCAGCTTGACGGCATTATTGAACTTGAAATTAATAACGGTACCACATTTAAAATTACATTCAGGGATTTTAAACCATAA